A window of the Diabrotica undecimpunctata isolate CICGRU chromosome 1, icDiaUnde3, whole genome shotgun sequence genome harbors these coding sequences:
- the LOC140444961 gene encoding facilitated trehalose transporter Tret1-like has translation MTKAVVGAMQKSDVADGNDNDEKIWPQVLAILIASLGAFTQGVCFAWTSPFIVKLVEDKVNYDISEQEASNLTIVQPLTVILTCLIFNKIPDIIGRKKTLLLLSIPHIIALTIAAFAKSIYVFYVSRMFVGLANSFLWTALPMYIGEVASPKIRGALGTAITFGLNVGQFAVNIVGSYTDVFTTSFVFLPVPIIFVALFALMPDTPYYYLIKHQDEAAKKSLRFLTRKSNVEAELKKLKSDVERQMSEQGTWKDLFCIESNRKALLAGFFLRISQMFSGNIVFVQYTQLIFKKAGGDVSPEVASIIYNVLSIVLHITVVLFIVKRFGRKPLYTWSSALCTIVLAVMAVYFYVDENMVEIDTSSLSWLPITAVVSYQVVSSFGVTVMSSMMLGELFSASIKSKAMSVSMLIMAFGTFASNALFNLLNSNVGTYAPFLLFAICTLISTVLSLYMVPETKDKTLEEIQMYLKGKKKSLTTL, from the exons ATGACGAAAGCTGTCGTGGGAGCAATGCAGAAATCAGATGTAGCTGATGGAAATGATAACGATGAAAAGATCTGGCCTCAGGTGTTGGCTATTTTGATAG catCGTTAGGAGCATTCACCCAAGGAGTTTGCTTTGCATGGACATCTCCGTTTATAGTCAAACTAGTAGAAGACAAGGTGAACTACGATATCTCCGAACAAGAAGCTTCTAACTTAACGATAGTCCAACCTTTAACAGTAATCTTGACATGCCTGATTTTCAATAAGATCCCTGACATCATCGGCCGGAAAAAGACTCTACTTTTGTTGAGCATCCCACACATCATCGCGCTTACCATCGCTGCGTTTGCTAAgagtatttatgtattttatgttTCAAGGATGTTTGTTGGGCTGGCAAACAGTTTTTTATGGACCGCCCTGCCAATGTATATTGGAGAAGTGGCATCGCCTAAAATTAGAGGGGCTCTAGGTACTGCTATCACGTTTGGACTTAACGTTGGACAGTTTGCTGTAAACATAGTAGGTAGCTACACCGATGTATTTACAACATCCTTCGTCTTCTTACCTGTACCAATAATATTCGTGGCTTTGTTTGCATTGATGCCGGACACACCATACTATTATTTAATTAAGCACCAAGACGAAGCTGCAAAGAAATCTTTAAGGTTCTTGACTAGGAAAAGCAACGTTgaagcagaattaaaaaaactaaaaagtgaCGTGGAGCGACAAATGTCCGAGCAGGGCACCTGGAAAGATCTGTTTTGTATAGAAAGCAACAGAAAAGCTCTCTTAGCTggattttttttaagaatatctcAGATGTTTAGTGGAAATATAGTGTTTGTACAGTATACTCAATTGATCTTTAAAAAAGCTGGTGGTGATGTTAGCCCCGAAGTGGCTTCTATTATATACAATGTTCTCTCTATTGTACTTCATATAACCGTtgttttatttatagttaaaaggtttGGTAGGAAACCTTTGTACACCTGGTCATCGGCTCTTTGTACGATCGTACTTGCTGTAATGGCTGTATATTTCTATGTTGACGAAAATATGGTAGAAATTGATACATCTTCATTAAGCTGGTTACCTATAACTGCAGTAGTCAGCTACCAAGTGGTATCTTCTTTCGGCGTTACGGTGATGTCCAGTATGATGTTAGGAGAACTATTTTCAGCCAGTATTAAGTCCAAAGCAATGTCTGTATCGATGCTTATTATGGCGTTTGGAACGTTTGCTTCTAACGCATTATTTAACCTTTTAAATTCAAATGTTGGTACTTATGCTCCATTTTTACTATTTGCTATTTGCACTTTGATCTCAACCGTGTTGTCGTTGTATATGGTCCCTGAAACTAAGGATAAAACGCTGGAAGAAATTCAGATGTATCTTaaaggaaaaaagaaaagtttgaCTACGTTATAA